Proteins from one Nicotiana tabacum cultivar K326 chromosome 23, ASM71507v2, whole genome shotgun sequence genomic window:
- the LOC107782084 gene encoding uncharacterized protein LOC107782084, which yields MYKNDARPNAKFIMWLQLQDKLLTTDRLAKWGITVDLECVMCHTQPENRNHSCMDCDFAITMWNMTLIWLQKQAGPTTRWNQHVAWIIQNAKGRTQQAHIFRSVYTEFVYAIWMERNQKIFEKKSRDWESIDREIAYLSNIASCVKLAMLVVVIANSGIGECRLETVCGGGFG from the exons ATGTATAAGAATGATGCTAGACCCAATGCCAAATTCATCATGTGGCTGCAGCTACAAGACAAGCTTCTCACTACTGATAGGCTAGCAAAATGGGGGATAACTGTTGACTTAGAATGTGTCATGTGCCATACTCAACCTGAAAATAGAAATCATTCGTGCATGGACTGTGATTTCGCTATAACAATGTGGAATATGACTCTCATATGGCTTCAGAAGCAGGCAGGGCCAACCACTAGATGGAATCAACATGTAGCTTGGATAATCCAGAATGCAAAAGGGAGGACTCAACAAGCTCACATCTTTAGAAGTGTCTATACAGAATTTGTCTATGCCATTTGGATGGAGAGAAATCAGAAGATCTTCGAAAAGAAGTCAAGGGACTGGGAGAGTATAGATAGAGAGATTGCCTACTTGTCCAAT ATAGCTAGTTGTGTTAAACTGGCTATG TTAGTGGTGGTGATTGCTAATAGTGGTATTGGTGAATGTCGACTAGAGACAGTGTGTGGTGGTggttttggttga